One Manduca sexta isolate Smith_Timp_Sample1 chromosome 28, JHU_Msex_v1.0, whole genome shotgun sequence DNA window includes the following coding sequences:
- the LOC115442130 gene encoding protein mago nashi homolog, whose product MSTDFYIRYYVGHKGKFGHEFLEFEFRPDGKLRYANNSNYKNDTMIRKEAYVHPCVMEELKRIIIDSEIMHEDDRLWPQPDRVGRQELEIVIGEEHISFTTSKTGSLVDVNQSRDPEGLRGFYYLVQDLKCLVFSLIGLHFKIKPI is encoded by the exons ATGTCTACAGATTTTTATATTCGCTACTATGTTGGACATAAAGGCAAGTTTGGGCATGAATTTCTTGAATTTGAGTTTCGGCCCGACGGTAAGCTTCGATACGCAAACAATTCTAACTATAAAAACGACACGATGATTCGTAAGGAAGCATACGTCCACCCTTGTGTAATGGAAgaattgaaaagaattataatagatTCTGAAATCATGCATGAAGACGACCGCTTGTGGCCACAACCCGACAGGGTTGGCAGACAG GAATTGGAAATAGTTATTGGGGAAGAACACATTTCATTTACAACATCTAAAACTGGGTCATTAGTAGATGTAAACCAGTCCCGTGATCCAGAGGGTCTGCGTGGCTTCTATTATTTAGTTCAGGATCTCAAGTGCTTGGTGTTCTCCTTGATTGgtcttcattttaaaattaaacccaTATAA